Within the Aeromicrobium sp. Root236 genome, the region TGACGATCGCCCGCCTGCTGCTCGCGCATCCTCGCGTCGTGATCCTCGACGAGGCCACCGCGCACCTCGACTCGACGTCGGAGTCCGCGGTGCAGGAGGCACTCGCTGTCGCGCTGGCCGGGCGTACGTCGGTGGTCATCGCCCACCGGCTGTCGACCGTACGAGCGGCGGATCGCATTCTCGTCGTCGAGGACGGCCGCATCGTCGAGCAGGGCACCCACCACGAGCTGCTCGCACTGGGCGGGCGCTACGAGGAGCTGCACCGCACGCAGTTCGATGCCGGCACGGTCGAGCAGCCCCTTCCCGGCTAATCGCATTATCTGTTAGCCTCGATCCAGATACCTTCAGTATCTGAATGCGAGAGGACGCCATGACCCACTTCACCGACAAGGTCGCCGTCGTCACCGGTGCCGGTTCCGGCATCGGTCGCGCGCTGGCCGTCGAGCTGGCCCGACGCGGCGCCAAGCTCGCGATCTGCGACGTCGACACGCACGGTCTCGCCGAGACCGAGGCCTTGGTCACGCAGGCCGGTGCCGAGGTCAAGGCCGATCACCTCGACGTCTCGCAGCGCGAGCTCGTGCTGGCCTATGCCGACGACGTGGTGGCGCACTTCGGCCGGGTCAACCTGGTGTTCAACAACGCCGGAATCGCCTTCACGGGTGACGTCGAGGCAATGTCGTTCAAGGACATCGATCGCGTCATGGATGTCGACTTCTGGGGCGTCGTCAACGGCACCAAGGCGTTCCTGCCGCACCTCGTCGAGTCCGGCGACGGTCACGTCGTCAACATCTCCAGCATCTTCGGGCTGTTCTCGGTGCCGACCCAGAGCGCCTACAACGCCGCCAAGTTCGCGGTCCGTGGCTTCACCGAGTCGCTGCGCCAGGAGATGGCGATCAACGGTCGGCCGGTCAAGGTCACCTGCGTCCATCCCGGCGGCATCAAGACCAACATCGCCCGCAACGCGGAGCAGGTCGAGGGTCTCGACCACGACAGGCTCGCCGGCTCGTTCGACAAGCTCGCACGGACGTCGCCGGCCAAGGCTGCCGAGGTCATCCTCAAGGGCGTCGAGAAGAACAAGGCGCGCG harbors:
- a CDS encoding SDR family oxidoreductase, yielding MTHFTDKVAVVTGAGSGIGRALAVELARRGAKLAICDVDTHGLAETEALVTQAGAEVKADHLDVSQRELVLAYADDVVAHFGRVNLVFNNAGIAFTGDVEAMSFKDIDRVMDVDFWGVVNGTKAFLPHLVESGDGHVVNISSIFGLFSVPTQSAYNAAKFAVRGFTESLRQEMAINGRPVKVTCVHPGGIKTNIARNAEQVEGLDHDRLAGSFDKLARTSPAKAAEVILKGVEKNKARVLIGADAWVLDKFVRLTGSGYQRAVSAFSKRNGL